A window of Oscillospiraceae bacterium genomic DNA:
CATCCAGATCATGAGTGGTCAGAATTATCGTGGTCTGATATTTTTCATTGATTTCTTTAATAAATTGCCGAATTGAGTATTTGACTTCCACATCCAATCCTATAGTCGGTTCATCCAGAAAAAGAATTTCCGGATTATGCAGCATAGAGGCGGCAAGATCCCCTCTCATACGCTGCCCTAAGCTTAATTGTCTTACCGGCGTATTGATAAATTCATTTATCCCTAAAATTCTGTCTAATTCCGACAGTTGGCTTTCATATTGCTCTTTCGGAACCTGATAAATTCTGCGCAGCAATTCAAAAGATTCTCCCAAACGCAAATCCCAATAAAGTTGAGATCGCTGTCCGAACACGACTCCCAATCGGTTTACGATCTTTTGCCGGTCTTTTTGCGGAGACAATCCGTAAATAGTAACCTCTCCGTCAGTAGGATGCAAAATTCCGCACATTATTTTGATGGTTGTGCTTTTTCCCGCGCCGTTTGGACCTATATAGCCGACTATTTCTCCTTTTTTAATTTCAAAGTTTATATGATCTACCGCTTTTTTAATCGATTTTTTCGCGAAGAATAAATTTTTAAAGGCGCCCTTTATACCGCTGCTTTTTTCGGTTTGTATAAATTCTTTTGATAAATTAGTTGCTTTAATCAATACTTCAGACATAGCAAGCTCCTATCTATAATTATGATCCTGAACTCTCATAGCTTTTGATTCCGCAATGGTAAATAACGATACTAATTATGTAAGTCATGATACCAATGAAAAGCGTCCATAAACACAGGCTTCCGGGAATGTGAAAGGTTGTTTCTATATTTAAAAATTCGCTGGCCGGATAAAAACAGATAAACCCGACCGGAATCAAAAAGGTCAGAACCGATTGCAATATAACGGGATAAATGCTTATAGGATATTTGTTGGAATAATCGAATATTTGCAGCGAAACATCAATCAACTTGTTTGTTCTTTTTACCCAGAATGACAAAGAGCCTATTATTGTATAGATTCCTCCCCTTAAAAGAGTCGCTCCTACAATAACAAGAATGAGCCTGATGATATTAATAAAAGAGCAGGAAAAACCGATCGAAATACAGCCGTATATGAAAATAATAATTCCGGGTATCATATCCGTAAAGCCGATAAAATTAATATTGCTGAAGCTGTATTGAAAGAAAGTGCTCAGTGGACGCGTAAGCAATCGGTCAAATTCACCTTCGGTAACTGAATAATCCATATACCACATTTGGACAAACAGCACTACCGACAGGCCATGGCTTATGATGCCAAGGCCATACATAAAGACAACCTGATTGAAGGTCCAGCCGCCAAGAGGCTGAAAATTTGATGTGATAACATTAAGAGTGATGACGCCAAAGGCAAACTGCAGCGCATTGGAAAACACCCATCCGATCAGATAAGCGGGATACTCCAGGCTGGATTGAATATTATATTTTGAATAAACCAGCATCATTTCAAAATACCGCTTTAATTTTTTAATCATCAAATCATCCCCCCTGCACCAATATGTTCTTCTCCACCTTGTTTTTCAGAAATGAAAACAATAGCAGAAAAGCGAAAATCCAAATTACCTGGATCAGCATGCCGTACAAAGCCTGCGTCAATGAAATTTTCCCTATGTAAATACTCAATGGATGCTGATAGGTATAAATAAAAGGCAGAAATTTTAATACAGACTGAATTTGCTGAGGATATAACCATACCGGAATAAACGAGCCGGATAAAATCAGAATAATATAATCTTTTATCGATCCTAAAGGACCGATATCGATAAACCAAAAATACAGCAGTCCGAACATTGCGGACATAAGCCACAGAATACCATAGCTGAAGCACGCGCTGATTAAAAACAACAGGAAGTTAAGCGGCGAGGCGGGCAATGGTTTTACTATAAACAGAGCCGACACAGCCAAAACCGGGATAACTGTCTGAAGAAAAGCGGTAACCGAATTTCCCAGGTCTTCACAGAAATACATTTTAAATATTTCAATCGGCTTTATATAGTCGACGGCTATGTTGCCCTTTCGCACACGGCTTCTGATATTTCCTTCCACTGACATACTGAACAAAGAAGATAAGATAATGGAAAACACCGAGTAAACGATCATCTGATTTTCGTTTACAGCGGAAACGGTATTTAAATTATGATAGGCGGCCTTCCAAAAAAACACAGACGCGCATAAAAGCAGCAATTTTGAAATAAGGCTGAATAATACCTCGTATCTGTAATTCAAGGCAAGCAATATTTTGATCTTGATCATATATAAATAAGGATGATACATACTGCTCCTGTTTTATAAATTTTTTTCTGCTGAAAGCACTATAATTCGACAGAATAAGCGGATTTTCTAAATTTGCATATATGAGATTTATTAAAACTGCATTTAAATAAGTCGTGTTTTGTAAGAGAGAAAAGCCCATATACCAGAGTCTTTTCTCTCTTTAAGCGGTAATTATTTAAACGCCGAGTTAATAATCTGTATTGTATTATATTTTATAAAATAAGTCAATACACATAATCCCAATTTAATGATTTTTTGGTAATTACAAAAAAATGATTTATAGAATAAGGCTATTTGCATTCACAAAACCATATGTAAAGGAACGCAAGGCTTTTGCATAAATAAAAGCCTCGCGTCGATAAATGTTATTCTGTTTTATTTTTCTGCAGACCCTACACCAGTCTGCCGTCGCTGATATGAAAATGCTGCTTGCAGTAATTATCGATTTTGTCGTCATGGGTGACGATTTTAACCATAATGATGATGGCTATATCCTTTATAAAACAACTCTTTCTACGCAAGGATTGCTTCGTAATTCTTCTATTTGTTCAGACAATGAACTCCTTCAGCTGTACATCACCGCCGCTGTCAGATACGCCGAGAGCTATCAGCATCTCGCAGAAAACTACTACACCGAACATCAGATGCCGCCAACAACAGAACAAGCCGTCATCATGCTGTCTTCCCACGTCTATGAATCCAGGGACGGCAGCACGGGTAGCTTTTTTGCCGACAACGTGCAGGCTGGACAGCAGGTATGGAATACGGTCGATATGTTGTTAAGGATGGGGAGAGAGTATCTGTTTTAAAGTATAAATTATTAATGTTTATCCTGCATAGTTTGTCAGTAATTCCAAGCATTCTTTGAAGGTTGGTTCATCTTCCATGCCTAAATAATAACCGTTTTCAACATATCCATGCAAAAAGACATAAGCACTGCTTTTCCCTGTATAATTATCTTGTTTACATAATGTGTCTTTTTTAATCGTTGAACTCCGCTGAGTAAGATTAAAATTATATTGTAATTTCTCGGCATCTATATATGGCATATTCTTTACTGCGAGTTCAAAGTGTTTTATTGCTTCGGATTTATTATCTTCTTCAAGTAATTTTCTTGCCAGACGCTGATGTAAA
This region includes:
- a CDS encoding ABC-2 family transporter protein, with translation MYHPYLYMIKIKILLALNYRYEVLFSLISKLLLLCASVFFWKAAYHNLNTVSAVNENQMIVYSVFSIILSSLFSMSVEGNIRSRVRKGNIAVDYIKPIEIFKMYFCEDLGNSVTAFLQTVIPVLAVSALFIVKPLPASPLNFLLFLISACFSYGILWLMSAMFGLLYFWFIDIGPLGSIKDYIILILSGSFIPVWLYPQQIQSVLKFLPFIYTYQHPLSIYIGKISLTQALYGMLIQVIWIFAFLLLFSFLKNKVEKNILVQGG
- a CDS encoding head-tail connector protein, yielding MKMLLAVIIDFVVMGDDFNHNDDGYILYKTTLSTQGLLRNSSICSDNELLQLYITAAVRYAESYQHLAENYYTEHQMPPTTEQAVIMLSSHVYESRDGSTGSFFADNVQAGQQVWNTVDMLLRMGREYLF
- a CDS encoding ABC-2 family transporter protein, which codes for MIKKLKRYFEMMLVYSKYNIQSSLEYPAYLIGWVFSNALQFAFGVITLNVITSNFQPLGGWTFNQVVFMYGLGIISHGLSVVLFVQMWYMDYSVTEGEFDRLLTRPLSTFFQYSFSNINFIGFTDMIPGIIIFIYGCISIGFSCSFINIIRLILVIVGATLLRGGIYTIIGSLSFWVKRTNKLIDVSLQIFDYSNKYPISIYPVILQSVLTFLIPVGFICFYPASEFLNIETTFHIPGSLCLWTLFIGIMTYIISIVIYHCGIKSYESSGS
- a CDS encoding ATP-binding cassette domain-containing protein translates to MSEVLIKATNLSKEFIQTEKSSGIKGAFKNLFFAKKSIKKAVDHINFEIKKGEIVGYIGPNGAGKSTTIKIMCGILHPTDGEVTIYGLSPQKDRQKIVNRLGVVFGQRSQLYWDLRLGESFELLRRIYQVPKEQYESQLSELDRILGINEFINTPVRQLSLGQRMRGDLAASMLHNPEILFLDEPTIGLDVEVKYSIRQFIKEINEKYQTTIILTTHDLDDIQALCERVIIINHGQIISDCPLNDLFEKTAKYRQLIVELDGDETEICHPKAEFVKNEGRRIYLRFHKGEISASQLISDISAKYPVKDLSIEETEIDEIIRQIYNDAK